The Gouania willdenowi chromosome 20, fGouWil2.1, whole genome shotgun sequence genome window below encodes:
- the eef1a1l3 gene encoding elongation factor 1-alpha-like, which translates to MEKEKTHVNLVVIGHVDSGKSTTTGHLVYKCGGIDPRRLEKFEKAAAQAGKSSFKFAWVLDKLKAERERGITIDISLMKFNTQKYSMTIIDAPGHRDFIKNMITGTSQADVALLVVSAAKGEYEAGVSRSGQTREHALLAYTLGVKQIIVCVNKMDLTEPPYCQKRYEEVVRGVSNFLRKIGYDVPSVPFVPISGWTGENMITATQKMPWYQGWKVKRREGMLSGKTLLEVLDSVQPPVRIINKPLRLPLQDVYKIGGVGTVPVGKIETGVLKSGMTLTFSPAKLTAEVKSIEMHHKGLQTALPGHNVGFNIKNVSVKNLRRGDVAGNAQQDPPSDVCSFEAQIIVLNHPGKIKVGYSPVLDCHTAHVTCRFAEIKEKLDRRTGKKLEDHPQILMSGDAATVKLVPIKPMCVESFFTYPPLGRFAARDLKQTVAVGVIKSVEKDKGSKPLPKAQVAK; encoded by the exons ATGGAAAAGGAGAAGACTCATGTGAATTTGGTGGTCATTGGCCATGTGGACAGTGGCAAGTCCACCACCACTGGACACCTGGTGTACAAGTGTGGTGGTATTGATCCCAGAAGGTTGGAGAAGTTTGAGAAAGCTGCAGCTCAG GCTGGCAAGAGCTCCTTTAAGTTTGCCTGGGTGTTggacaagctgaaagcagagcgAGAGCGTGGGATCACCATTGATATCTCACTGATGAAGTTCAACACGCAGAAATACTCCATGACTATAATTGATGCACCAGGTCACCGGGACTTCATCAAGAATATGATTACTGGAACATCACAG GCAGATGTGGCCCTCCTGGTTGTCTCTGCAGCCAAAGGCGAGTATGAGGCTGGTGTTTCCAGAAGTGGTCAGACCAGAGAACATGCTTTACTTGCCTACACTCTGGGTGTGAAGCAAATCATTGTATGTGTGAACAAGATGGATCTGACGGAGCCACCTTACTGCCAGAAACGCTATGAAGAGGTGGTGAGGGGCGTCAGCAACTTTCTCAGGAAGATTGGCTATGATGTGCCGTCAGTGCCGTTTGTCCCCATCTCTGGTTGGACAGGGGAGAACATGATTACAGCCACTCAAAAG ATGCCGTGGTACCAAGGATGGAAAGTCAAACGCAGAGAAGGGATGTTGAGTGGGAAGACTCTGCTTGAAGTCCTTGATTCTGTTCAGCCACCTGTGCGCATAATCAACAAGCCACTACGATTACCCCTGCAAGATGTCTACAAAATTGGAG GTGTTGGGACGGTACCAGTGGGAAAGATTGAAACTGGGGTCCTGAAATCAGGCATGACCCTGACATTCTCACCTGCCAAGCTTACTGCAGAGGTCAAGTCCATCGAGATGCACCACAAGGGGCTGCAGACTGCTTTGCCAGGGCATAATGTTGGGTTCAATATCAAGAATGTGTCTGTCAAAAACCTGCGGCGTGGAGATGTAGCTGGCAACGCTCAGCAGGATCCTCCCTCTGATGTTTGCAGCTTTGAAGCACAG atAATCGTCCTGAATCATCCAGGGAAGATCAAAGTTGGCTACTCCCCAGTCCTAGACTGCCACACTGCTCACGTCACATGCCGTTTCGCAGAGATAAAGGAGAAGCTGGACCGCCGCACAGGCAAGAAACTCGAAGACCACCCTCAGATACTGATGTCTGGAGATGCTGCCACGGTCAAACTGGTTCCCATCAAGCCCATGTGTGTAGAGAGCTTCTTCACATACCCTCCTTTAG GTCGTTTTGCAGCTCGAGATCTGAAGCAGACCGTTGCTGTTGGAGTCATCAAGTCCGTGGAGAAAGACAAAGGGTCCAAACCTTTGCCTAAAGCCCAAGTGGCCAAATGA